Proteins found in one Cervus canadensis isolate Bull #8, Minnesota chromosome 24, ASM1932006v1, whole genome shotgun sequence genomic segment:
- the TM4SF20 gene encoding transmembrane 4 L6 family member 20, which yields MTCCEGWTACNGFSLLVLLLFGVILNAIPLIVNYVDEDQFFENPISCFEWWFPGIIGAGVMAIPATTMSLAARKRACCNNKTGMFLSSLLNAITVIGAAYCLLVSIQALEEGPLICNSQSNATSSCEFSLKNLTTNYHESFDLQWFFEDSCVPPTDSNNPSITNTTASNWRVHNLHFNSIENKHRIIHVSVFLGLLLVGILEMLFGLSQIIIGFLGCLCGGVSKRRSQIV from the exons ATGACCTGCTGCGAAGGATGGACAGCCTGCAATGGATTCAGCCTGCTGGTTCTACTTCTGTTCGGAGTAATTCTCAACGCAATACCTCTAATTGTCAACTATGTGGATGAAGACCAATTTTTTGAAAACCCCATCTCCTGCTTTGAATGGTGGTTCCCTGGAATTATTGGAGCAGGTGTGATG GCCATTCCAGCAACAACGATGTCCTTGGCAGCGAGGAAAAGAGCGTGCTGCAACAACAAAACCGGG atgtttcttTCATCACTTCTGAATGCCATCACAGTCATCGGAGCTGCATACTGCCTGCTGGTGTCCATCCAGGCTCTCGAGGAGGGCCCTCTCATTTGCAACTCTCAAAGCAACGCAACTTCCAGTTGtgaattttcacttaaaaacttAAC taccAATTACCACGAATCCTTTGATCTGCAGTGGTTCTTCGAAGACTCTTGTGTTCCTCCTACAGATTCCAACAATCCTTCCATCACCAACACAACAGCCAGTAACTGGAGAGTACACAACTTGCACTTCAATtctatagaaaacaaacacaggaTTATCCATGTCTCAGTATTTTTAGGCCTGCTGCTCGTGGGCATTCTCGAGATGCTGTTTGGACTCAGTCAGATCATCATTGGCTTCCTTGGCTGTCTGTGTGGAGGAGTCTCTAAGCGAAGAAGCCAAATCGTGTAg